Proteins from a single region of Pseudomonas sp. 10S4:
- a CDS encoding HlyC/CorC family transporter, with protein sequence MSEDRSSNGQKSWLGKLTQAFAHEPKNRQELLELLRDAHQNKLLDSEALAIVEGAIQVADLQVRDIMVPRSQMVSIKATQTPREFLPAVVDSAHSRYPVIGESHDDVMGVLLAKDLLPLILKENGDSFNIKDLLRPATFVPESKRLNVLLREFRANHNHMAIVIDEYGGVAGLVTIEDVLEQIVGDIEDEHDVEEDSYIKPLPSGDFLIKALTPIENFNEFFDSEFSDDEFDTVGGLVMSAFGHLPKRNEITEIGPYRFRILNADSRRIHLLRLTPIAR encoded by the coding sequence ATGAGCGAAGATCGATCGAGCAACGGGCAGAAGTCATGGCTGGGTAAGCTCACCCAGGCTTTTGCCCACGAGCCGAAGAACCGCCAGGAGCTGCTGGAGCTGCTGCGCGACGCACACCAAAACAAACTGCTGGACAGCGAAGCGCTGGCCATCGTCGAAGGCGCCATTCAGGTAGCTGACTTGCAAGTACGGGACATCATGGTCCCGCGCTCGCAAATGGTCAGCATCAAGGCGACCCAGACACCCCGCGAGTTCCTGCCCGCCGTGGTCGACTCGGCCCACTCCCGCTACCCGGTGATCGGCGAAAGCCACGATGACGTGATGGGCGTGTTGCTGGCCAAGGACTTGCTGCCGTTGATCCTCAAGGAGAACGGCGACAGCTTCAACATCAAGGACCTGCTGCGCCCGGCCACTTTCGTGCCGGAGTCCAAGCGCCTGAATGTGCTGCTGCGTGAGTTCCGCGCCAACCACAACCACATGGCCATCGTCATTGACGAATACGGCGGCGTGGCCGGTCTGGTGACCATCGAAGACGTGCTGGAACAAATCGTCGGCGACATCGAAGACGAGCATGACGTCGAAGAAGACAGCTACATCAAGCCACTGCCAAGCGGTGACTTCCTGATCAAGGCGCTGACGCCGATCGAGAACTTCAACGAGTTCTTCGACAGCGAGTTCTCCGACGACGAGTTCGATACTGTTGGCGGCCTGGTGATGAGCGCGTTCGGGCATTTGCCAAAACGCAATGAAATCACTGAAATCGGCCCGTATCGCTTCCGCATCTTGAACGCTGACAGCCGTCGGATTCATTTGCTGCGCCTGACACCCATTGCCCGGTAA
- the lnt gene encoding apolipoprotein N-acyltransferase has translation MHRLTRPGWPGNLLAVLAGAITTLALAPYDIWPLALVAVGLFYAGLRELSPRQALGRGWCFGFGLFGAGTSWIYYSIHHFGGASVLLAGFLMLIFTAAIAWFFALPAWLWARWLRRNEAPLADALAFAALWVGQEAFRGWFLTGFPWLYSGYSQLNGPLAGLAPVGGMWLVSFVLALTAALIWNAPRLVRSGRKGFIAAGVVLLAGPWVAGIALKEHAWTSPAGPALSVAAIQGNIEQSMKWDPAQVNSQLALYRDMSFSSKRVDLLIWPETAVPMLKESAEGYLNMMGNFAAERKTALITGVPIRQEVRHEKRFFNGITVVGEGDGTYLKQKLVPFGEYVPLQDLLRGLIAFFDLPMSDFARGPADQPLLQAKGYQIAPFICYEVVYPEFAASLAARSDLLLTISNDTWFGTSIGPLQHLQMAQMRALEAGRWMIRATNNGVTGLINPYGQITAQIPQFERGILYGEVVPMHNLTPYLEWRSWPLIILCVLLFGWALLASRIAKTV, from the coding sequence ATGCACCGTCTGACCCGTCCCGGCTGGCCCGGTAATCTGCTGGCCGTGTTGGCCGGTGCAATCACCACCCTGGCGTTGGCGCCGTACGATATCTGGCCGCTAGCCTTGGTTGCGGTCGGGCTCTTCTATGCTGGTTTGCGTGAACTGAGCCCGCGTCAGGCCTTGGGTCGTGGCTGGTGTTTCGGTTTCGGCTTGTTTGGCGCCGGCACTAGCTGGATCTACTACAGCATCCACCACTTCGGCGGCGCTTCGGTGTTGCTGGCCGGTTTCCTGATGCTGATCTTCACCGCGGCGATTGCCTGGTTCTTCGCCCTGCCCGCCTGGCTTTGGGCGCGCTGGCTGCGCCGTAACGAAGCACCGCTGGCCGACGCCTTGGCGTTTGCCGCGTTGTGGGTCGGTCAGGAAGCGTTTCGTGGCTGGTTTCTCACCGGTTTCCCGTGGCTCTATTCCGGTTACAGCCAGCTCAACGGCCCACTGGCCGGGCTCGCGCCAGTGGGCGGAATGTGGCTGGTGTCCTTCGTTCTGGCGCTGACTGCCGCACTGATCTGGAACGCTCCACGCCTGGTTCGCTCGGGTCGCAAGGGCTTCATCGCCGCTGGCGTCGTACTGCTGGCGGGTCCATGGGTGGCGGGTATCGCACTCAAGGAACATGCCTGGACCAGTCCGGCCGGCCCGGCGCTGAGTGTCGCGGCAATCCAGGGCAACATCGAACAAAGCATGAAGTGGGACCCGGCGCAGGTTAATTCGCAATTGGCGCTGTACCGCGACATGAGCTTCAGCTCCAAACGCGTCGACCTGCTGATCTGGCCGGAAACCGCGGTACCGATGCTCAAGGAGTCCGCCGAGGGCTACTTGAACATGATGGGGAATTTCGCCGCCGAGCGTAAAACCGCACTGATTACCGGCGTACCGATCCGCCAGGAAGTCCGTCATGAGAAGCGCTTCTTCAACGGTATCACCGTGGTCGGCGAAGGCGATGGCACTTACCTCAAGCAAAAACTCGTGCCGTTTGGAGAATACGTTCCGCTGCAGGACTTGCTGCGCGGGCTGATCGCGTTCTTCGACCTGCCGATGTCGGACTTTGCCCGTGGCCCGGCCGACCAGCCGCTGCTGCAAGCCAAGGGTTATCAGATCGCGCCGTTCATTTGCTATGAAGTGGTCTATCCAGAATTCGCCGCCAGCCTCGCCGCTCGCAGCGATTTGCTGCTGACCATCAGCAACGACACCTGGTTCGGCACCTCCATCGGCCCGCTGCAACACTTGCAGATGGCGCAGATGCGCGCGCTTGAGGCTGGCCGCTGGATGATCCGGGCCACCAACAACGGCGTGACCGGTTTGATTAACCCTTACGGGCAGATCACCGCACAGATTCCTCAGTTCGAACGCGGGATTCTGTATGGCGAAGTGGTGCCGATGCACAACCTGACGCCCTACCTGGAATGGCGTTCGTGGCCGCTGATTATTCTGTGTGTGTTGTTGTTTGGCTGGGCGCTGTTGGCTAGCCGGATTGCCAAGACTGTCTGA
- a CDS encoding YdcF family protein, with protein MPFRYFVKQLLLPPGILLLLLALAWWLRRSRPRLAGLCFALGLGGFWLMSLPVVVQWSAKALEREPALALNEWATLAQRADAIVVLGSGRERGDLAWGADQPTGVGLERQRYAARLAKASGLPILTSGGLHYGTPPTEAKLMADSLLDDFGVTVRWQEGRSRTTWENAQFSAEVLLPQGVKRVVVVTQAWHMPRAVWSFKQAGFEVVPAPVGFLGVDNARPLGGWMPEFKSIWQSGQLLNEAVGQIGYSIFYR; from the coding sequence ATGCCTTTTCGTTATTTCGTGAAACAACTTCTGTTGCCTCCCGGCATTCTTTTGCTGCTGCTGGCGCTTGCCTGGTGGTTGCGCCGCTCACGGCCGCGACTGGCCGGGTTGTGCTTTGCGCTGGGGCTCGGCGGGTTCTGGCTGATGAGCTTGCCGGTGGTGGTGCAATGGAGCGCCAAGGCTTTGGAGCGGGAGCCGGCGCTGGCGCTCAATGAATGGGCAACCCTGGCTCAGCGCGCCGATGCGATCGTGGTGCTGGGCTCGGGGCGTGAGCGGGGCGATTTGGCCTGGGGCGCCGATCAGCCGACCGGCGTTGGCCTGGAACGTCAGCGGTATGCCGCGCGACTGGCCAAGGCCTCCGGCCTGCCGATCCTGACCAGCGGCGGATTGCACTACGGCACGCCACCGACGGAAGCCAAATTGATGGCCGATTCGTTGCTCGATGATTTCGGCGTGACGGTGCGTTGGCAGGAAGGGCGTAGTCGCACGACTTGGGAAAATGCGCAGTTCAGTGCCGAGGTGCTGTTGCCGCAGGGCGTCAAACGCGTGGTCGTGGTGACTCAGGCCTGGCACATGCCGCGGGCAGTCTGGAGTTTCAAGCAGGCGGGATTTGAAGTGGTGCCGGCGCCGGTGGGGTTTCTAGGCGTGGACAATGCCCGGCCGTTGGGTGGCTGGATGCCGGAGTTCAAGTCGATTTGGCAATCCGGGCAGTTGTTGAATGAGGCGGTGGGGCAGATCGGGTATTCGATTTTCTACCGCTAA